The genome window TCGTGGAAGGATCTGCCCCGCGAAGCCCAGCGCTACCTCTCGCGCATCTCCGAACTGTGCGGCGTGCCGGTATGCCAGGTTTCGGTGGGACCGGAACGCGAACAGGTGGTGGATTTGTGAGAGTGTGGGAAGTTTGGGCGCTGAGCCTCTTCCTGCTGGGACTGACGGCATGCGCCGTCCAGTCACCCCAGAGCGCCCTGCTGGCAAACCCCACCCCCACGGTGACGCTCACCCCCACGCGCACGCCGGTTTGGTTTCCCCCCACCGATACGCCCACGCCCATCCCCACCGCCACCCCCGTACCTACGCTGGAGATGCGTCCTGGTGTCGGCGAGGTTGTGCTGACGGACGACTTCAGCGGCGCTAACTGGCAGACCGGCGAAACCGAAGCCGGACGCATTGCCCTAGGCAAAGGGGAACTGACCCTGGCAGTGACGGCAGAGAAGGGTGTGCTGACCAGCATGCGCAGCGGCGCTCTGCCCGGCGATGGCTATCTGGAAATTACCGTGCAAGCCAGTTTGTGCCGCCCGGAAGATGTGTATGGCGTGCTGGTGAGGGCATCTTCCCCACGCGACGGCTACCGCATCCTCTTCAACTGCGGCGGCTCTCTGCGCGTCGAGCGCCTGAAAAACGGCGAGATTGCCCTTCTGCAGGACTGGACGCCCGTTGCCGGTTTGCCCTCGGGCTTACTGCCCGCCCGCCTGGGCGTGTGGATGGCTGGGCAGGATCTGCGCCTGTTTGTCAATGGCGTGTACCAGTTCAGCCTGCGTGATCCGGTCTGGACGGAAGGGAGCATCGGCGCGTATGCCCGCGCGGCGGGTGCTTCGCCGCTCACCGTGGCGTTTTCGGCGCTGGAAGTGCGCGCGCTGGACGTCTCCCGAATTCCTACTGCCACGCCGTTCCCCAGCCCTACCCCCTGACGGGAAAGCCCTCTTAAGAAAGAGGGAGTTTTATCAGCATGGAAAGTTGTTCAAACAGGATATGATTCCCCAGAGAAAGGAGTAACACGCAATGAGCAACCCAACATCCAAGCCCGCATGGCTCGAAAATGCCGTTTTTTACGAGATTTACCCCCAATCCTTCTTCGACAGCAACGGCGATGGCATCGGCGATTTGCCCGGTATCATTGCCAAACTGGATTATGTGAAATCCCTGGGTTGTAATGCCATCTGGCTCAACCCCTGCTTCGTCTCGCCCTTCTACGACGCCGGTTACGACGTGGCAGACTACTACAAAATCGCCCCGCGCTACGGCACCAATGAGGACGCCCGCCGTCTGTTCGAAGAAGCCCATAAACGCGGTATGCGCATTCTGCTTGATTTAGTGGTTGGGCATACGTCCATTGAACATCCCTGGTTCAAGGAATCCTGCAAAGCAGAACGCAACGAGTACACCGACTGGTATATCTGGAACGACGACCCCTGGCGCTGGGATGAACCCGGTTTCCACGTGGTTCACGGCTACGCCGACCGCCACGGCAACCCGCTGACCAACTTCTTCTACTCCCAGCCGGCGCTGAATTTCGGCTTTGCCCACCCCGATCCGCGCAAGCCCTGGCAACAGCCGGTGACTGCCCCCGGTCCTCAGCGCGTGCGCCAGGAAGTCAAGAACATCATGCGCTTCTGGCTGGAGATGGGCGCCGACGGCTTCCGCGTGGATATGGCAGGCTCGCTGGTCAAGAACGACCCCGGTCAGGTGGAAACTGCCCGCTTCTGGCGCTGGATTCGCGACTGGCTGGATGAAGAATTCCCCGAAGCCGCCATGGTCTCGGAGTGGAGCAACCCCGAAATTGCCATCGGGCAGGCAGGCTATCACATGGATTTCCTTCTGCACTTTGGCATGCGCGGATACAACGCATTACTGCGCAAGCAGTATTACGCCAACCGCCCCGGCGGCGATCCCTACGGGTTTGCCTTCTTTGACAAGTCCGGTCACGGCAATATCATGGAATTTCTGGATGAGTACCTGCACCATTACCGCAAGACCGCAGGCAAGGGACACATCGCCATTCCCACCGGCAACCACGACATCAACCCGCGCCTTGCCATCAACCGCGATTGGGACGACCTGGAAGTCATCTACCTGTTCCTGATGACCATGCCCGGCACCCCCTACATCTACTACGGCGATGAAATCGGCATGCAGACGCTCAACCTGCCGTCCAAAGAGGGCGGTTACGAGCGCACCGGTTCGCGCACACCCATGCAATGGAGCAACGAAGCCAATGCCGGCTTCTCCACCGCGCCGCGCGAGCGCCTCTACCTGCCGGTGGACGAGCGCCCTGACCGCCCAACCGTTGCCGCGCAGGAGAACGATCCCAACTCCCTGCTCAACCGCGTGCGCCGCCTGATTGCCCTGCGCCAGAGCCACCCCGCCCTGCAAGCCAGCGGCGCTTTCGAGGTGGTGTACGCCGAGGCGGGCAAACTGCCCTTTGTCTATCAGCGCCAGCAGGGCGATGAGACCGTGCTGGTAGCGCTCAACCCGGCGGCGTACCCCGTCGAGGTTAAACTGGACGGCAAGCGCTTCGGCAAGGTGGTAAAGGAACTGTACGGCGCAAAGAACGCTCTGACCCGCGAAGGCGACGGCTGGATTCTGCGCCTGCCGCCCGTCAGCGGCATTGCCTATCAGGTAGCGTAAGAACTTTTGTTTCGAACAACAAAGCCCTCTCCCGAGCGGAGAGGGCTTTGCCGTTCTTTGAGTCATCCGCGTACCGAGCCGTTGAGGCACGTGCCCTGAGCCAGTTGACAAGCCCTCGAAGGCTTTTCCACCCCCACAGCCCCACGGAAGGTTGCTTAACCCTTTCGGGAAATTTTCGCCCTGCACAATTCCCTGGGGATGCTCCGCGATGATAACGACACGGCTGGATGTCATTGCGAGACCCGCGCTAGCGGGTCGAAGCAATCTTCTGTATATCCTTCCATGTCTTATCAGCCTTTCGCCAGTTCGCTCCTCCTGCTCTATGGGGATATCGCGCAATCGCAACAGTATCGAGATGTGTCTATTGGTTCTCCCTTTACGGCGTCCAATCACGGGTGTACCAGCGCAGGTACGCGGGGACATGCGCCTGCCAGTAAGGTTCTTCGTGCAGTCCTTCGTTGAAGTACCACTCGTGCGGCACACCCAGGCGGGTGAACATCACTTCGACTGAGATGGCTTCGGTGCGGTAGCGGTCAGCCCGCCCGGTATCCAGATAGACGCGCGGGAAAAGCGTCTCCGGATGATCCAGGATGATGCGCCGCAGATGAGTTTCCTGCCCGTAGTACGGCGCAAGGCTGTGCGCCCCCACCGCCGAGAAGAGGTCGGGATGCTCAAACGCCAGATCCAGCGCCCAGGCCGCCCCGCGTGACAGCCCGCCGATGGCGCGGCAGACGCGTTCGCGGCACAGGGCATACTGTTCCTCAACGTAGGGGAGCAGTTCCTCAATCAATGCTCTGCCGTAGGCGCTCTCACGCTGGACGATGCTGGTGTTCCACTCTTCCGGCAACAGGATGACAAACGGGCGCACCTGTCCGGCGGTAATCAGCGCATCGGCGGCAGTGCCCATGCCCAGGCGCTCCCACTGATCGGCGCGGTAACTCTGCCCGTGAAGCAGAATCAACAGCGGGTAAGTAGCGCCTGCCTGCCGGTTGTAACATGGAGGCAGGTAGATTCGGTAAGTCAGGGCGCGCTTCATCAGGCGCGAATCCAGCGAGCCTTCTTCAAAATGTCCCTCATCTTGCGGGCAGGGAGTGGGCGAAGGTACAGGGGTGGCAGAAGGCTGAAGGGTGGGCGAAGGCAATACAGGGGCATCCGTCTGCGCCGGCAGGGCTGGAGAGGGGGTAGCAGAGGCAAGTACAGGCAAATCAGCAGACGGGACAGCCACCTCACCGCAGGCGGTGAGCAGGAAGAGAAAAAACATCCCCCAGCGGGCAATGCGCATGGGGGAGAGTATATCACACCCTATTGCACACAAAAAAGGACGGTCATGCCCTGCGGAGAGCAGACCGTCCCAATTCAGCCCAACCTCAAAATTTCTCAGTTGGCGGTGGAATTTTCGCAGAAGGCGCATCCCCGCCGTTCTGCCGCCACAATGGCTTCATCGCTCGCCCAGAAGAAGTTTTCCTCGCCGATATGTTCCACCAAACCGGCACGCCGGAGCATGTTCATCACATTTTCGTGAACACCGGAGAACATCAAGGTACCACCCTGCGCCTGCACTTTGCGATGCAGGCGGTGAATGGCTTCAATTCCGCTGATGTCAATCAGCGGCACGCCGCGCATGGATAAAATCAGCGCATGGGTGTCCTTCAACTGGCTGAAGGCTTCATTGAAATGACCCGTTGCGGCAAAGAACAGCGGACCGGTGAGGAAGGCGACCCGCACATGACGACATTTTCCTTCGGCATCAATGCCTTTCTGGCGCAATTTTTCAGGGTCAACCTCGGTAATTTGAATATCCATGGTGGATATGTCATTGAGGAACTTTGCCCCGGAAAGGAACGCCCCCACCAGAATCGCCTGCGTCAGGTCCAGCGAGACGGTTGCCAGCAGGGTGATACCAAACGTGAGCATACCGGTCTTGAAACGCCTGCCGAAGAGGAAACGGATGGCTTCCCATTCATTCATCCGCCAGGCAGTGACCATCAAGACCCCCGAAAGCACCGAAAGCGGAATACGCGCCATGATGGGAGAGAGCAGGAACATGGAGAGCAGTAACCCTACCGAATGGACAATGCTCACCATGCGGGTTTGTCCGCCCGATTTAATCCCCACGCTGGCGCGGGCAATTGCCGCAGTAGCAGGAACGCCGCCAAAGAAGGGAATGACTATATTGCCAATGCCCTGAGAAATCAATTCCTGATTGGCTTGCAGGCGGATGCCGGTCATATTCGAGCCGACCGCGCCGCACAACAGACTTTCAATGCTCCCCAATGCCGTAATGGTCAGGGCGGGGGCAAGAAACTCGGTCAAATGATTCCAGGGGATTGCCTGAAGGGTCAGGCGCTCGTTCAAAAACAGGGTGCGGGGAATCTCCCCAATCACCGGGACATCCCAATGGAACACCAGGGCGTTCAGCGCCGTGGCGAGAATGATTCCCAGCAAAGAAGAAGGAAATCGGGCATTCCAGCGCGGGGGCATGAGCACCATAGTGAGTATGACAATCATGCCCAGCACCACCGTATGCCAGTCGGGGATGAACCCGCCGCGGAAAAAGCCCAGCAATTTCAGCGCCGCCGATTCGGCGCCAGGTGTTTTGACACCCAGAAAATTATCCAACTGCCCGATGAAAATAATCAGGGCGATTCCCGACGTGAAGCCGGTAATGACCGGCGAGGGAATAAAGGCAATGAAGCGCCCCAGACGCAGAATACCAATTAATGTGAGGAACATGCCCGCCATCAACCCGGCAATCCAGATGCCGTTCAGCCCGTACTTCTGCACCAGCAAAATCAGCACCGCGCTCATTGCGCCTGTGGGACCGCTGATTTGATACGGTGCGCCCGCCAGCGCTCCCATGACAATCCCCGCAAGGATGGCGGTCACCAGCCCCGCGGCGGCAGAAGCACCCGAAGCCACCCCAAACGCCAGCGCAAGCGGCAAAGCCACTGCGGTAACCGTCAATCCCGCCAGAACATCCTGTTGAAACTTTCTGGGCGAATAGCCTCGAAATTCATCCCGGTAAAGTTGAATCAGGTTTCGTCTTGGCATTTCTTAACACCCTCCATACTTACTCAGACTCTGTCCAGAGGCATGCCGGGCATGGCACGAAAGCCTGTATTCTACCACCATTTTTTTCGGGTTGTAAGCATAAAAAACCCACAGGGGAGAAAACCCCTGCGGGTCAAAAAGATGACGCAGAAGGAAAAATTTACCCGTTCAACCCCAAACTGCGCAGGAACATGCCCACCAGATAGGCAACCGCGGCGGCAAGTCCGCCTACCAACAACATCTCCAGACCACTGCGCAAAGGCGGGCGCTCAGTCACCAGCACTTTGGCGGCTCCCAGTCCAAACAGCGCCAGCCCGGAAACCCCCACCGAAATCCAGAAAGCGCTTTGCCCGCTCAGGCTGAAGGGCAACAGCCAGTCCAGCAGGAAAACCATCAGCGGCAGTAACCCGGCAATCACAAACGCGCCAAAGGTCACCAGGGCGCTGGTAAGCGGCTTGGTATCGGCGGGCAAAAGATTGAGTTCCTCCAGCATCATGGCATCCACCCAGCGCTGTTTATCGCGGGCTTTGATTTCCACCATCTGGTTGGCATCTTCCTCCGGGTAGCCCTGCGCCAGGTACAACTGACGCAGTTCTTCTTTTTCCGCCTCAGGGAAATGCTCCACCTCCCAGGACTCCCGCTGACGCTCGCGCTCGTAGAGTTCCATTTCACTCTTCTCGGAAAGGTACGCGCCGGTTGCCATGGAAAAGCCATCGGCAAAAACATTTGCCAGCCCCAAAATAATGATGATCTCCGGTTTCAGCCCGGCGCCGGCAACACCGCTGACCACCGCAAAGGTGGTA of Anaerolinea thermophila UNI-1 contains these proteins:
- a CDS encoding alpha-amylase family glycosyl hydrolase encodes the protein MSNPTSKPAWLENAVFYEIYPQSFFDSNGDGIGDLPGIIAKLDYVKSLGCNAIWLNPCFVSPFYDAGYDVADYYKIAPRYGTNEDARRLFEEAHKRGMRILLDLVVGHTSIEHPWFKESCKAERNEYTDWYIWNDDPWRWDEPGFHVVHGYADRHGNPLTNFFYSQPALNFGFAHPDPRKPWQQPVTAPGPQRVRQEVKNIMRFWLEMGADGFRVDMAGSLVKNDPGQVETARFWRWIRDWLDEEFPEAAMVSEWSNPEIAIGQAGYHMDFLLHFGMRGYNALLRKQYYANRPGGDPYGFAFFDKSGHGNIMEFLDEYLHHYRKTAGKGHIAIPTGNHDINPRLAINRDWDDLEVIYLFLMTMPGTPYIYYGDEIGMQTLNLPSKEGGYERTGSRTPMQWSNEANAGFSTAPRERLYLPVDERPDRPTVAAQENDPNSLLNRVRRLIALRQSHPALQASGAFEVVYAEAGKLPFVYQRQQGDETVLVALNPAAYPVEVKLDGKRFGKVVKELYGAKNALTREGDGWILRLPPVSGIAYQVA
- a CDS encoding alpha/beta hydrolase, yielding MRLLRKFHRQLRNFEVGLNWDGLLSAGHDRPFLCAIGCDILSPMRIARWGMFFLFLLTACGEVAVPSADLPVLASATPSPALPAQTDAPVLPSPTLQPSATPVPSPTPCPQDEGHFEEGSLDSRLMKRALTYRIYLPPCYNRQAGATYPLLILLHGQSYRADQWERLGMGTAADALITAGQVRPFVILLPEEWNTSIVQRESAYGRALIEELLPYVEEQYALCRERVCRAIGGLSRGAAWALDLAFEHPDLFSAVGAHSLAPYYGQETHLRRIILDHPETLFPRVYLDTGRADRYRTEAISVEVMFTRLGVPHEWYFNEGLHEEPYWQAHVPAYLRWYTRDWTP
- a CDS encoding SulP family inorganic anion transporter produces the protein MPRRNLIQLYRDEFRGYSPRKFQQDVLAGLTVTAVALPLALAFGVASGASAAAGLVTAILAGIVMGALAGAPYQISGPTGAMSAVLILLVQKYGLNGIWIAGLMAGMFLTLIGILRLGRFIAFIPSPVITGFTSGIALIIFIGQLDNFLGVKTPGAESAALKLLGFFRGGFIPDWHTVVLGMIVILTMVLMPPRWNARFPSSLLGIILATALNALVFHWDVPVIGEIPRTLFLNERLTLQAIPWNHLTEFLAPALTITALGSIESLLCGAVGSNMTGIRLQANQELISQGIGNIVIPFFGGVPATAAIARASVGIKSGGQTRMVSIVHSVGLLLSMFLLSPIMARIPLSVLSGVLMVTAWRMNEWEAIRFLFGRRFKTGMLTFGITLLATVSLDLTQAILVGAFLSGAKFLNDISTMDIQITEVDPEKLRQKGIDAEGKCRHVRVAFLTGPLFFAATGHFNEAFSQLKDTHALILSMRGVPLIDISGIEAIHRLHRKVQAQGGTLMFSGVHENVMNMLRRAGLVEHIGEENFFWASDEAIVAAERRGCAFCENSTAN
- a CDS encoding VIT1/CCC1 transporter family protein; protein product: MSFSKRLEDARKGFLKGDPELSAKAHDVQAIRRAMHHRERHASAGSEYIGSMVYGGLDGIITTFAVVSGVAGAGLKPEIIIILGLANVFADGFSMATGAYLSEKSEMELYERERQRESWEVEHFPEAEKEELRQLYLAQGYPEEDANQMVEIKARDKQRWVDAMMLEELNLLPADTKPLTSALVTFGAFVIAGLLPLMVFLLDWLLPFSLSGQSAFWISVGVSGLALFGLGAAKVLVTERPPLRSGLEMLLVGGLAAAVAYLVGMFLRSLGLNG